In a genomic window of Chryseobacterium sp. G0162:
- a CDS encoding LTA synthase family protein, translating into MKFLKGFRKQEVLALLYRIFLAYAFYQIARLLFWYFNKDLIKVDSVSEYLKLAYHGAAFDTTAILYVNALFILLSLLPLVINTKKGFQKVLFWIYFLTNGLAYSMNFGDFIYYKFSQSRLTSAVFQVAEHESNVSQTLMISVGQHPFVLIWFIVLMGLWVFLYKKVKVDEAKPAQLLPYFLSSIVTLCITAVLVVGGIRGDFKHSTRPINMVDATRFVANPLQGNLVLNSTFSFFRTLNTNNFKEVHFVDQKYIEENVQPLKIYDRKVENRPNIVIFIVESFGREYSGAFNKDKNIKDYVSYTPFMDSLATQSLIFPNTFANGRQSIHGMSSVLAGIPSLTDAFTGSPYSNQKIQSIVSVCNDLGYDTSFYHGAPNGSMGFLGFGNILGFKHYFGKTEYNHDEDFDGMWAIWDEPFLQYFAKNVGKKQPFMTTVFTASSHHPFKIPEKYQGKFKKGKIEMHEPIQYTDYAIKKYFETAKKQPWFHNTIFVFTGDHTNQIYYPEYEKAMNRFAVPLVLYSPNPAYQLKGENPEIAQQIDIYPTLADLIGYNKPIRSWGRSLVSDKKYPSIMVNSDGNNEQFMIGNYIYRFDGKEIVGVYNKSDLALEKNLINQLKTPEVEQGKQTAKAWYQDYMDRVINRKLN; encoded by the coding sequence ATGAAATTTTTAAAAGGATTTAGAAAACAGGAAGTTCTGGCATTGCTTTACAGGATTTTTTTAGCCTATGCTTTTTATCAGATTGCAAGACTTTTATTCTGGTATTTTAATAAAGATCTGATTAAAGTAGACTCTGTTTCAGAGTATCTTAAACTGGCTTATCATGGTGCTGCTTTCGATACCACTGCTATATTGTACGTCAATGCGCTATTTATATTATTAAGTCTTCTTCCATTGGTCATTAATACCAAAAAAGGGTTTCAGAAAGTCCTTTTCTGGATTTATTTTCTGACGAACGGATTGGCGTATAGTATGAATTTCGGAGATTTTATTTATTATAAGTTCTCCCAATCAAGGCTTACTTCAGCAGTATTTCAGGTAGCAGAGCATGAATCCAATGTTTCCCAGACGCTCATGATTTCTGTTGGTCAGCATCCTTTTGTGCTGATTTGGTTTATTGTTTTAATGGGATTATGGGTTTTCCTGTATAAAAAAGTAAAAGTTGATGAAGCAAAACCGGCTCAATTACTCCCTTATTTTTTATCTTCCATCGTTACTTTGTGTATTACAGCAGTCTTGGTAGTAGGAGGGATCAGAGGAGATTTCAAACACAGTACGAGGCCGATCAATATGGTGGATGCCACTCGTTTTGTAGCCAATCCATTACAGGGTAATTTGGTTCTCAATAGTACATTCTCATTCTTCAGAACTTTAAATACCAATAATTTTAAGGAAGTTCATTTTGTAGATCAAAAGTATATTGAAGAGAATGTACAGCCTCTTAAAATATATGATAGAAAGGTAGAAAACCGTCCCAATATTGTAATTTTTATAGTAGAATCTTTTGGGAGAGAGTATTCAGGAGCATTTAATAAAGATAAAAATATTAAAGATTACGTTTCGTACACTCCTTTTATGGATAGTCTGGCGACTCAGAGTCTTATTTTTCCAAATACTTTTGCTAACGGAAGGCAGTCTATTCATGGAATGAGCAGTGTATTGGCAGGAATTCCGAGTCTTACTGACGCTTTTACAGGTTCTCCATACTCCAATCAGAAAATTCAGTCTATTGTTTCTGTCTGTAATGATCTGGGCTATGATACCTCTTTCTACCACGGAGCTCCAAATGGCTCTATGGGATTCCTTGGATTTGGTAATATCTTAGGGTTTAAACATTATTTTGGGAAAACAGAATACAATCATGATGAGGATTTTGATGGAATGTGGGCCATCTGGGATGAACCCTTCCTTCAGTATTTTGCTAAGAATGTAGGAAAAAAACAACCTTTTATGACTACCGTTTTTACGGCGTCTTCTCACCATCCATTCAAAATTCCTGAGAAGTATCAAGGGAAATTTAAAAAAGGAAAAATAGAAATGCACGAGCCGATACAGTATACGGATTATGCAATAAAAAAATATTTTGAAACGGCTAAAAAGCAACCTTGGTTTCATAATACGATTTTTGTTTTCACAGGAGATCATACCAATCAGATTTACTATCCGGAATATGAAAAAGCGATGAACCGTTTTGCCGTTCCATTGGTATTATATTCCCCCAATCCAGCATATCAGCTTAAAGGAGAAAACCCTGAAATAGCTCAGCAAATAGATATTTATCCTACACTTGCAGACCTGATTGGGTATAATAAACCTATCAGAAGCTGGGGGAGAAGTTTGGTAAGTGATAAGAAATACCCAAGTATTATGGTCAATTCGGATGGAAATAATGAACAGTTTATGATTGGAAATTATATCTATCGTTTTGATGGCAAGGAAATTGTCGGAGTATATAATAAATCTGATCTTGCTCTTGAGAAGAACCTGATTAACCAGTTAAAAACACCTGAAGTAGAACAGGGAAAACAGACTGCAAAAGCATGGTATCAGGATTATATGGATAGAGTGATTAATAGAAAGCTGAATTAA